The genomic window GGCCATCCAAAGTTGTCCGAAAGGGTTTTATTCTCGGTGGGATTACAGGGAACGGGTGGTTGTGAATGAGGATTGAAAAGCTCAAGGAATTCATAGCCGAAAAGGAGCTCGACGGTGTTCTAATCACATCAAAGCCGAACCTCTTTTACTTCACGGGAAGTTCGCCCGTCCTCGGGGGATACCTTGTCGTTACCCCTGATGATGCCCTCTTCATCGTCCCGGAGCTGGAGTACGAAGAGGCGAGGGAAACCTCCAGGGTTCCCGTCGAAAAATTCAAGACAGGAAAGGAGCTTTATGAGAGGCTTTCCTCCTTCAAGCTGAAGAGGCTTGGCATAGAGGGCAGAACGAGCTTCTCGACCCTCCAGACACTCAGGGAGAAGGTGGGCGCCGCAGATTTCGTCTCAGTCGATGATGTGGTGAAGGAGCTCCGCATAATCAAGACTCCCGCGGAAATCGAGCTCATAAAGGCCGCCTGCGAGATAGCGGACATGGCAATGATGGCCGCCCTTGAGGAGATAAGCGAGGGCAAGCGCGAGAGGGAGATAGCGGCGAAGATGGAGTACGTCATGAAGATGAACGGGGCGGAAAAGACTGCCTTTGACACGATAATAGCCAGCGGCTGGCGTTCTGCCCTGCCCCATGGAGTCGCCAGCGACAAGAGGATAGAGAAGGGTGATCTGGTCGTCATCGACGAGGGAGCGCTCTACAGGCACTACCACTCGGACACGACAAGAACCATAGTCGTGGGAAGCCCCAACGAGAAGCAGAAGGACATCTACTACGCCGTTCTTGAGGCCCAGAGAAAGGGCGTTGAATCCGCCAAACCCGGGATGACGGCCAAAGAACTCGACACCATTGTCAGGGACGTCATAGCGGAGTACGGCTACGGCGACTACTTCATACACTCCACTGGCCACGGTGTTGGCCTGGAGATTCACGAGTGGCCAAGGGTGAGCCAGCAGGACGAGACAGTTCTCAAGCCAGGGATGGTGATAACAATCGAGCCTGGAATCTACCTCCCCAAGTTCGGAGGAGTTAGGATAGAGGACACTGTTGTCATAACTGAGAACGGCGCGCTGAGGCTCACCAAGACAGAGAGGGAGCTGATTTAGTTTCTCCAAAACTTTTATTTGCACCTCCGCATAACCAACGGATGGTGGGGGAAATGGAAGACGTTGAGAGACTGATACTCCAGGAGCTTCGCGAGATCAAGGAAGAGCTCAGGATACTAAACTCAAAGATAGATAATTTTGCCGGTTACTTCGAAGTCAGTGAGGAAGAGCTCCAAGAGCTTATAAGTGAACTTGAGGATGCCAAGAAAAACGGCGTTAGATTAGAGGAGATTCTCCATGAGCTATAGTGTTGTCCTGTCCCGAAAGAGCAAGAAATTTCTCAAAAAGGTGCCTCCTCAGGACAAGAAAAGATTAGTGGAGGCTCTGGTAAAACTTGAGCAGAACCCGTGGTTTGCACAGTACAAAAAGGTTAAAGGATATCCATTTTACCGCATTCGTGTTGGTGATTACAGGATAATATACAGCGTCGACGAGGATTCAAAAACCGTTTATGTTGTTATAATTGGGAGGCGAGAGGGCGTATACGACGACCTCTAAGGTGGTTGTGATGCAGATAATCCACCAGGACGTCAAGGAGGGCAAGATAAAGGTCAAGGCCGAGACGCTCGACGACCTCTGGCACCTCTACCACATCATAGACCCGGGCGATACCGTTTACGCGAAAACGCTCAGGAAGCAGAGCCAGAGGAGCGATTCCCTGAGGGCCGAGAAGGTTGAGGTCATCCCGGTCTTTCTCGGCGTCAGGGCCGAGAAGATAAACTTCCACAAGTTCGCCAACCAGGTTCGCGTCACCGGGCCGATAGTCTACGCCAGCAGGGACGACGTCCCCCTCGGCAAGTACCACACCATAGCGATAGAGGAGGGCACCGTTGTCACCATTCAGAAGCCCCGCTGGAAGGAGCACCACATAGAGAGGCTGAAAGAAGCGGTTGAGGCATCAAAGAGGGCAAGGGTCATGATAGTCGTCATAGACGACGGCGAGGCGGACATGGCGATAATCAGAGAATACGGCGTCGAGATACTCAAGGGGATACGCTACAACCTCGGGGGGAAGCGTTACAACACCAACCGCGAGAGCGAGGAGAAGAAGTTCTTCCACGACGTTGCCAAGAGCATGGAGGAGATAATAAACCGCGAGGGCATAGAGAGGGCGATAGTTGCCGGTCCCGGCTTCGTCAAGGAGGACTTCCACAAGTTCCTGCGCGAGAACTATCCGGAGCTGGCCAAGAAGGTGGTCATCGAGGACACGAGCGTGACCGGGAGGACGGGCATCTACGAGGTCATAAGGCGCGGAACAGTCGATAAAGTCTACCACGAGAACCGCGTTGCTAAAGAGGTTCAGCTCGTCGAGAAGGTGCTTGAGAATATAGCTAAAAACAACGGCCTGGCCGCCTACGGTCTCAGAGAGGTCGAGGAGGCAGTAAACTACGGGGCTGTTGAAACGCTCCTGGTTCTCGACGAACTGCTCAAGGGAGAGCACAGGGAAAAGATAGAGGAGCTCATGGACGCGGTGAGGTATTCGAGGGGCGAGGTCGTTGTTGTAAGCTCGGAGCACGAGGGAGGCGACAAGCTGAAAGCGTTGGGCGGCCTGGCGGCACTGCTGAGGTTCAGGGTGAGGTGAGTTTGGACTTCACAAATGCAAGGACGAGCTCAGCCAGTTTTATGGCATTTTCCGCCTCTTCTTTCTCCGGCTCATGAATGGTAGGATACCTTGCCTCCACAGCATAAGCGGTTAGAAGATCCACATCGTCATCAAAGAGCTTTAAGAATTCAGAATCCACATCGGCACACAGGAGTATGAGCTATGGGTTCGTTTGATGGGTTTTCCCTTTGATACCAAAAACGCCTTTAAAGCCTTTTCAGCACACTGCTGGGCGTGAAAGGTTGCATAGTCGTAGTAGCCAAGAGAAAGGCTATTTTTGGCCAGTACAAGATCTTTTTCAGCCTTTTCGAGCCATTTCTTGAAGCTCAAATTTTCACACCCTCCCTGAGAGCGTAGTAGTAAAGAAAACCCGTGTCATCCTTGACCTTTTCGAGTTCATCCTTAGAAATAAACAGGATGTCCACCTTGATTCCCTTTAACAGAAGCTCCCTGTGTATCCTTTTGTACGCTTCCAGTTCCTTCTTCCTCTCCAGTGGCCTGGAGAGAACCACCAGAACATCCCAATCGCTGTCGGCTCTAAAATCTCCCCTGGCTCTGGAACCGAAAAGGATTATATCATTGACCTCTAGGCCGAGCTCTCTCGATACCCTGAGAATCACATCTCTGATTGCCTCACGGCTCATGGTCGGTAATACACCCTTCCGGTATTTATCCTTTGCCATACAGCTCCACGTAGGGGTCGCCCTTGAACGTTGGAAACTTCTTCTCTTCCCCGTTTTCGATTAGAGTACGTTTCCTATCGGCGGTGAATTCACCGAGTTCAAATGCAATAATTCCATTTTTCTGCAATTCTGCAATTAGGGAATTGGATTTTTCTGGTGGGACTATCGCTATCAGCGTCCCGCTTGAGGAGACGCTCCATGGGTCAACGCCGTAAAAGTCGAGGACTTTTCTCACCATCGGGTCGAGCCGGAGCTTCTCGGCATATATCCTGAACCCAAGCCCAGAGTTGTTGGCTATCTCGTGGAGGGCAGTTAGTCCGCCTTCAGTTGCATCGTGCATGCCCCTCACAAAGGGCTTTGCAGTGAGGGCCTCAGGGACAACGGTTTCAAACCTGAAGGACTTCTTGAGTCTGGCTATCTCCCTGAAGGACAGGAGCTTCCTCAGCTCCCTCTCGCGGAAATAGGAAGCCGAGACCGCGAACTCAAGGCCAACCTTGCCGGTCACGACTATTCTGTCGCCGGGTTTAGCAAGAGGGAGCTTCAGTTCGTCCTTCCTAACGAGCCCCATCGCGGTGGTGGTAGCGGTTGGCTCAGCCACACTCGGATAAACGCCCGTGTGGCCGCCGATTATCGCGCTCCCGTACTTCCGGCATTCCGCGTTTAAATCGCGCATAGCCTTTTCGAGAAAACCCTTCTCGCTTCCGGGCGGGAGGAGGATATCAACCACCAGCCACCTCGGCCTCGCCCCGAAAACCGCAACATCGCTTGCCGCGAAGTGGTATGCAAAGAACCCGAAGGTCTCCTCCGGAACGGCCAGAACGGGGTCCGTGGCAACCACCAGATAGTGGTCGTGGTCGTATTCGAGGACCGCCGAGTCAAACCCCTCCCTGGGTCCATACACCACCCTCATGTCCTCTACTCCCAGGTTGGGGAACACAACGTCCCTTAGGAGGTCGTTTCTAAGTTTTCCGAGCGGAAGTTCCACTTTCATCCCCTCCAAACTTCGAGATAATCTCCCCCACCCCCCGAAGGGTTTCCCCGTCGCAGTCCCAGCACATGACCTCGAAGCTGGGAACCCTGACGCTCACGCGGACTTTACGCTTCCTCGCAATCTTGCTCACCTCGTAGTTGACCCGATAGGCTAAGTCCATGAGCTTTTCTGTCACTATCTCCTCGCGGTCGATGTACTGGAGCGGACAGCCCTCGCGCCACTGCCTTCTCCGCGAGTGCTCGTACATGCGATATGGTCTTATTCCAGCCTCTTCTGCAAGGGCTTCAACTTCCTCGGCCGTGTATTTAATCAGAGGTCTGAAGAAGGGAATTCCTATCCTCGGAAGTCCGCAGAGCCTTATATCTCCCTCGCACTGATCCAGGAGGGCGCCGATTATCTTGTCGTTGGCGTTGTCCCCCTTGGCCAGTATATCGAACCCGTTGTTGATGGCGAACCACTTGGCGTTCCAGAGCATGACCTTCTTGCAGTTGATGCACACCGGGCCTTTTCTCCCGGTTACCTCCCTGAGGAGACCGTTCGTGATGTCAACGAGGTAGTGTTCAACCCCGAGTTTTTTGGTAAAGCCCATCGCCCAGTTGAGCGTTTCCCTCCAGCTCCAGCGGTGGAAGAAGGTTAGCGCCGATACGTTAAGACCTGCCTCCTTGAGGATGTAGAGGGCCAGTGAACTGTCCTTTCCGCCAGAGAACATGACGAGTATGCGTTTTTCATAAAGCCCGTGTTCCTCGGAGAATCTCGCTATCTCCTCAACAACGCTCTCGATGTCCCTCATGGGGTGAGATAAAAAAGGAGGCTTAAAAATCTGAGCCTCAGATGTTGACCTTGCCGACCCACTCCTCGGCCAGGTTGCCGACGATGGGGAACTTGTAGCGTTCGCCCTGGTAGGCCTTGAGCATCCCGACTATCCATAGTACGAGCCCGAGAACCCACAGGAGAGCCCCGAGCAACGTACCTATAATGGGTATGAATCCAAGGACAATCTGCAGTATCGTCAGTCCCAGGAACGTTATCGTTGACTGCATAGCGTGGAAACGGACGAAGTCGCTCTCTTTTTCGAGCAACAGGAATATTATCCCAGTAAGCCATCCAAGCACGTATGCCAGCAATCCCTCTACGTTCTCCTCCATACCCAGGGAAGTCTTCTTGGGTTCTTCAGGTGGAATCTCTTCCATAATCGATGCACCTCCGAACTTCAATCAGTTGTATTCTTCCCAATCCCTTAAATACCTTTCCAAAGTTTTAAGACGAGTTTCCATAACCGACGCCATGTGTTTAACGTCTCAGAACCCACCCATTTCTGATATCGAACCCCTGAGTTTTGTTAGGCTCACCAAAGCTTTTTAAGGTCATCGAGAGATTGGAATATCGAATTAGGAGAGCCTAACGGTGATGCTCATGATTGTACCTTTAAACAGTATGCGGCCCGGCGAGAGGGGGGTTGTCGTTAACATCCTAGGAGGTCCCAACGCCAGAGGGAGGCTCGTCTCAATGGGGCTGACCCCTGGAGCGACGGTTCAGGTATTGGAGTCGCATCCTCTGGGCCCTATAATAATCTCTGTTGGCGGTGTGCGGTTCGCCATAGGACGGGGAATGGCCAGCAAAGTCATGGTAAGAAGGATGTGAGGTGCCTGCTATGATGAAGGTAGTGGCTCTGGCAGGGAATCCCAACGTTGGAAAGACCACGATCTTCAACTCCCTCACGGGAATGAGGCAACACGTTGGAAACTGGCCCGGTGTGACCGTTGAGAAGAAGGAGGGAATCCTGGAATACAAAGGTCAGAAGTTTCTCGTGGTTGATCTCCCCGGAATATATTCCCTGACGGCTCATTCAGTTGACGAGCTCGTGGCGAGAGATTTCCTTCTCAAGGGGAGCGCCGATGTCGTTGTGAACGTCGTTGACGCCACAGCCCTCATGAGGAACCTCTTCCTGACGATGGAGATACTCGAGATGGGTCTGAAGAACGTTATAATAGCGCTCAACAAGACAGACCTCGCCGAGAAGCGCGGCATCGAGATAAACGTCAGGAAGATGGAAGAACTCCTCGGGGTCCCCGTTGTTCCACTTAACGCCAAGGAGGAAGTCGGCCTGGACGAGCTCAAGGACAAGATACACCGAATGGCGAACGGAGAGGTTAAGACAACTCCTATCGTCCCCACGTACGACCCCGAGGTCGAGAGGGAGATAGGGCACATAATCGAGGCCCTCGAGCACACCAAGCTTGCCGGGGAGTACAACCTCCGCTGGCTCGCGGTGAAGCTCCTCCAGAGGGACGATGGTGTGATAAAACTCGTCCTCAGACACCTCGGGAAGGAGAAGCTCGACGAGATTATGGGGCACATAGCCGAAGTTGAGGAGCGCTATAAGAGAGCGATGGACCTGATAATAGCCAGCCAGAAGTACGAGTTCATAGACGGCCTCATGCACCGCTTCGTGAGGTACTCTCACGAGCAGGGCGAGACCTTCAGCGACCAGCTGGACAGATTCCTCACACACCCGGTTTACGGCCTCCTCGCACTTTTCGGTGTGTTCTACGTCCTGTTTAAGTTTGTCTTTGTTCTTGGACTGCCCCTGCAGGGCCTGCTGGATGAAGCCTTTTCCGCCTTCGGCGAGTGGCTTGCCCCTCACATCGCCAACGAAACGCTTCGCGGTCTCCTCGTTGACGGTATCATAGCCGGTGTCGGCTCGGTCCTCAGTTTCTTCCCCCTGGTCTTCCTGCTGTTCCTCGCTATGTCGATCCTCGAGGACGTGGGTTACATGGCCAGAGCGGCGGTAGTGATGGAGCGCATCATGAGGAAGTTCGGCCTCCCTGGGAAGAGCTTCATCCCATTAGTTCTCGCCTTCGGCTGTAACGTTCCTGCGGTTATGTCGACGAGGACACTAGACGAGGAGAGGGACAGAATAATAACCATGCTCGTCAACCCGCTGATACCCTGCAGTGCCAGGCTGAGCGTCATAAGCTTCCTCGCGGGGGCGTTCTTTGCCGGGAATCAGGCACTTGTCGCTGTGAGCATATACGCAACCGCCATACTGCTGGCCCTCGTT from Thermococcus sp. MAR1 includes these protein-coding regions:
- the pepQ gene encoding Xaa-Pro dipeptidase PepQ, with translation MRIEKLKEFIAEKELDGVLITSKPNLFYFTGSSPVLGGYLVVTPDDALFIVPELEYEEARETSRVPVEKFKTGKELYERLSSFKLKRLGIEGRTSFSTLQTLREKVGAADFVSVDDVVKELRIIKTPAEIELIKAACEIADMAMMAALEEISEGKREREIAAKMEYVMKMNGAEKTAFDTIIASGWRSALPHGVASDKRIEKGDLVVIDEGALYRHYHSDTTRTIVVGSPNEKQKDIYYAVLEAQRKGVESAKPGMTAKELDTIVRDVIAEYGYGDYFIHSTGHGVGLEIHEWPRVSQQDETVLKPGMVITIEPGIYLPKFGGVRIEDTVVITENGALRLTKTERELI
- a CDS encoding type II toxin-antitoxin system RelE/ParE family toxin, with translation MSYSVVLSRKSKKFLKKVPPQDKKRLVEALVKLEQNPWFAQYKKVKGYPFYRIRVGDYRIIYSVDEDSKTVYVVIIGRREGVYDDL
- a CDS encoding mRNA surveillance protein pelota — protein: MQIIHQDVKEGKIKVKAETLDDLWHLYHIIDPGDTVYAKTLRKQSQRSDSLRAEKVEVIPVFLGVRAEKINFHKFANQVRVTGPIVYASRDDVPLGKYHTIAIEEGTVVTIQKPRWKEHHIERLKEAVEASKRARVMIVVIDDGEADMAIIREYGVEILKGIRYNLGGKRYNTNRESEEKKFFHDVAKSMEEIINREGIERAIVAGPGFVKEDFHKFLRENYPELAKKVVIEDTSVTGRTGIYEVIRRGTVDKVYHENRVAKEVQLVEKVLENIAKNNGLAAYGLREVEEAVNYGAVETLLVLDELLKGEHREKIEELMDAVRYSRGEVVVVSSEHEGGDKLKALGGLAALLRFRVR
- a CDS encoding HEPN domain-containing protein yields the protein MDSEFLKLFDDDVDLLTAYAVEARYPTIHEPEKEEAENAIKLAELVLAFVKSKLTSP
- a CDS encoding HEPN domain-containing protein: MSFKKWLEKAEKDLVLAKNSLSLGYYDYATFHAQQCAEKALKAFLVSKGKPIKRTHSSYSCVPMWILNS
- a CDS encoding nucleotidyltransferase domain-containing protein translates to MSREAIRDVILRVSRELGLEVNDIILFGSRARGDFRADSDWDVLVVLSRPLERKKELEAYKRIHRELLLKGIKVDILFISKDELEKVKDDTGFLYYYALREGVKI
- a CDS encoding AIR synthase family protein, giving the protein MELPLGKLRNDLLRDVVFPNLGVEDMRVVYGPREGFDSAVLEYDHDHYLVVATDPVLAVPEETFGFFAYHFAASDVAVFGARPRWLVVDILLPPGSEKGFLEKAMRDLNAECRKYGSAIIGGHTGVYPSVAEPTATTTAMGLVRKDELKLPLAKPGDRIVVTGKVGLEFAVSASYFRERELRKLLSFREIARLKKSFRFETVVPEALTAKPFVRGMHDATEGGLTALHEIANNSGLGFRIYAEKLRLDPMVRKVLDFYGVDPWSVSSSGTLIAIVPPEKSNSLIAELQKNGIIAFELGEFTADRKRTLIENGEEKKFPTFKGDPYVELYGKG
- a CDS encoding 7-cyano-7-deazaguanine synthase — encoded protein: MRDIESVVEEIARFSEEHGLYEKRILVMFSGGKDSSLALYILKEAGLNVSALTFFHRWSWRETLNWAMGFTKKLGVEHYLVDITNGLLREVTGRKGPVCINCKKVMLWNAKWFAINNGFDILAKGDNANDKIIGALLDQCEGDIRLCGLPRIGIPFFRPLIKYTAEEVEALAEEAGIRPYRMYEHSRRRQWREGCPLQYIDREEIVTEKLMDLAYRVNYEVSKIARKRKVRVSVRVPSFEVMCWDCDGETLRGVGEIISKFGGDESGTSARKT
- a CDS encoding DUF4870 domain-containing protein, coding for MEEIPPEEPKKTSLGMEENVEGLLAYVLGWLTGIIFLLLEKESDFVRFHAMQSTITFLGLTILQIVLGFIPIIGTLLGALLWVLGLVLWIVGMLKAYQGERYKFPIVGNLAEEWVGKVNI
- a CDS encoding FeoA family protein, which gives rise to MIVPLNSMRPGERGVVVNILGGPNARGRLVSMGLTPGATVQVLESHPLGPIIISVGGVRFAIGRGMASKVMVRRM
- the feoB gene encoding ferrous iron transport protein B, coding for MMKVVALAGNPNVGKTTIFNSLTGMRQHVGNWPGVTVEKKEGILEYKGQKFLVVDLPGIYSLTAHSVDELVARDFLLKGSADVVVNVVDATALMRNLFLTMEILEMGLKNVIIALNKTDLAEKRGIEINVRKMEELLGVPVVPLNAKEEVGLDELKDKIHRMANGEVKTTPIVPTYDPEVEREIGHIIEALEHTKLAGEYNLRWLAVKLLQRDDGVIKLVLRHLGKEKLDEIMGHIAEVEERYKRAMDLIIASQKYEFIDGLMHRFVRYSHEQGETFSDQLDRFLTHPVYGLLALFGVFYVLFKFVFVLGLPLQGLLDEAFSAFGEWLAPHIANETLRGLLVDGIIAGVGSVLSFFPLVFLLFLAMSILEDVGYMARAAVVMERIMRKFGLPGKSFIPLVLAFGCNVPAVMSTRTLDEERDRIITMLVNPLIPCSARLSVISFLAGAFFAGNQALVAVSIYATAILLALVMAWIFSRFVVKGEESPFIIELPEYLIPSWKTVTLHSWERSKEFVKKAGTIILLGSIAIWYLSTYPVEIGTGGSYAERLGTFFEPYMRLMGLDWKAAVSLLFGIIAKENVISTYGIIYGSVDEIVNAMSPLQAYVLALVTTLYVPCIATIGAIRAESNWKWALFTVVYMIGLASIVGILVWNIGTALGY